One window of the Candidatus Jettenia sp. genome contains the following:
- a CDS encoding tetratricopeptide repeat protein, translating into MLNKKNCSLLFVVFLGILSIGWIDPLADKVREGNQLYHNGKYDEALDKYINAQIDLPGASRLDFNVADAQYKRGKYEEATQLFDKVIKSDDAGMRARSSFNMGNALYRQGKMKEALECYKKTVDFAEEAEGRGGSNLDTLKNDAKYNYEYVEKKMKEEKQQQQNQDQKDQQQKEDPKKDDKQSDENKGEDKEKEQQKPQEEKDKEPSEPEDTQEKDRNEEDKHQNQSQKDKQKDQPSEQQQQQQQQQQQQQQQQQQQLQPQGQKQMSKEEAEQLLEALNQSEKEARAMKRDAQRVQHGSAEKDW; encoded by the coding sequence ATGCTTAATAAGAAAAATTGCAGTTTACTCTTCGTAGTATTCCTTGGGATTTTATCCATAGGGTGGATTGACCCATTGGCTGATAAGGTACGGGAGGGAAATCAGCTTTATCATAATGGCAAGTATGATGAGGCATTGGATAAATATATAAATGCACAAATAGATTTACCTGGCGCGAGCCGACTCGATTTTAATGTAGCCGATGCTCAATACAAACGGGGTAAATACGAAGAGGCTACTCAGTTATTTGACAAGGTTATAAAATCTGACGATGCTGGAATGAGAGCAAGATCGAGTTTTAATATGGGTAATGCCCTGTATCGCCAGGGTAAAATGAAAGAGGCATTGGAATGCTATAAGAAGACTGTGGATTTTGCTGAAGAAGCAGAAGGCAGGGGGGGTAGTAATCTTGATACATTGAAAAATGATGCAAAGTATAACTACGAATATGTTGAAAAGAAGATGAAAGAGGAGAAGCAACAGCAGCAAAATCAGGATCAAAAAGATCAACAACAGAAAGAAGACCCTAAAAAAGACGATAAACAATCAGACGAAAATAAAGGCGAGGATAAGGAAAAAGAGCAGCAAAAGCCCCAGGAGGAGAAGGATAAAGAACCATCCGAACCAGAGGATACTCAGGAAAAGGATAGGAATGAAGAAGATAAACATCAAAACCAGTCTCAGAAAGATAAACAAAAAGATCAACCTTCTGAACAGCAACAACAGCAGCAACAACAGCAGCAACAACAGCAGCAACAACAACAACAGCAGTTACAGCCACAGGGACAGAAACAGATGTCAAAAGAGGAGGCAGAACAATTGCTGGAGGCATTGAACCAGTCCGAAAAAGAGGCGAGGGCAATGAAAAGAGATGCACAGCGCGTACAACATGGGTCCGCTGAAAAGGATTGGTAA
- a CDS encoding BatD family protein, whose product MGKYVRYVSLCIGIIITFGYMGSVCAQDISLTATVDQNILKLHDRLELTLTVHGTQDTPPPSFPNVEGFTLLFGPKVSAQTRIVNGDVSISKGYTYVLQPAAKGKFTIGPSTVEYKGKVYSSRPVQVEVVDSSHSADSQSPDLDKLIFLELSADKNDAYIYEQVVLSFKFFFQKGLPVSDIDYTAPVTKNFMEEKLGDQRQYEEIRDGIIYNVLELRTALFPMVSGELTVSPAKLKCDLIIQQRRSRRDSNHDSFFDDAFFDDFFGKEQKRYPLERSTKPVTIKVKPMPEQGKPKEFKGAVGTYEMEASIGTRQVKVGDPITFSISIYGEGNIQTINEPVLALHNENDFKLYPAESHTQITNREELIRGRKVFSKVIEPQKTDLKYTPAIVFSFFDPSAGQYKTITKNPMPILVEAGQQEMPIQLTLPGDTAPSAKQHAQILTQDVLPIMTNLASLRNQNTSVYKSPLIIACLSIPSVAVIASLLITRHKEKLQSDVGYARNRRAHTIAKKRLAIAQSVLSQNTPAEFYSALSRALADYLADKCNISATDASDEKIGYVLKHRGVEDELTGELFRCLTNFDYRRFSGDGGTKDEMDRSLKLAEQLITRLEKQLS is encoded by the coding sequence ATGGGAAAATATGTAAGATATGTAAGCCTCTGTATCGGGATTATCATAACCTTTGGGTATATGGGGAGTGTATGTGCTCAGGATATTAGTTTAACGGCGACTGTTGACCAGAATATCCTGAAATTGCATGATCGTCTGGAATTAACATTAACGGTTCATGGCACGCAGGATACACCACCACCCTCATTCCCAAATGTCGAAGGTTTTACCTTATTATTTGGTCCAAAGGTTTCTGCACAAACAAGGATCGTCAATGGTGATGTTTCCATAAGTAAAGGATATACGTATGTATTACAACCTGCAGCAAAAGGTAAATTTACTATTGGGCCATCTACGGTAGAATATAAAGGGAAGGTTTATTCTTCTCGTCCAGTACAGGTTGAAGTCGTTGATTCATCTCACTCGGCGGATTCACAATCACCGGATCTCGACAAACTCATCTTTCTGGAACTCTCTGCCGATAAGAATGATGCCTATATTTATGAACAGGTTGTGCTATCATTCAAATTCTTCTTCCAGAAGGGATTGCCGGTTAGTGATATTGATTATACGGCGCCGGTTACAAAAAATTTTATGGAAGAAAAACTTGGAGACCAAAGACAGTATGAGGAAATTCGTGACGGGATTATCTACAATGTCTTAGAGCTTCGCACAGCCCTTTTCCCTATGGTTTCCGGGGAACTCACGGTGTCGCCCGCAAAGTTGAAATGCGATTTAATTATTCAGCAAAGGAGGAGTCGCAGGGATTCAAATCATGATAGTTTTTTTGATGATGCCTTTTTCGATGACTTTTTTGGCAAGGAACAGAAGAGATATCCTCTTGAAAGGTCAACGAAGCCAGTAACCATAAAGGTTAAACCGATGCCTGAACAAGGTAAGCCGAAGGAGTTTAAAGGCGCTGTAGGCACGTATGAGATGGAGGCCTCTATAGGGACACGGCAAGTAAAGGTAGGCGACCCGATTACCTTTTCCATTTCAATATATGGAGAAGGAAACATTCAGACAATTAATGAGCCTGTGCTGGCGTTACATAACGAAAATGATTTTAAACTATATCCTGCTGAATCTCATACACAAATTACGAACCGTGAGGAATTGATTCGGGGGCGAAAGGTATTTAGCAAGGTGATTGAACCTCAAAAAACAGATCTGAAATATACCCCTGCTATTGTATTTAGCTTTTTTGATCCATCCGCAGGACAATACAAGACGATTACCAAAAACCCCATGCCTATTCTTGTTGAGGCTGGCCAGCAGGAAATGCCGATTCAATTAACACTTCCCGGTGATACTGCGCCATCGGCAAAACAGCATGCACAAATATTAACACAAGATGTCTTGCCTATTATGACGAATCTGGCCTCGCTGCGGAATCAGAATACCTCTGTCTATAAAAGCCCTCTTATAATAGCGTGCCTTTCTATTCCATCGGTTGCGGTTATAGCTTCATTGCTGATAACAAGGCATAAAGAAAAATTGCAGTCAGATGTCGGGTATGCCAGGAACAGGCGGGCGCATACCATTGCAAAAAAGAGGCTGGCAATAGCACAATCGGTGCTCTCCCAAAACACGCCTGCAGAATTTTATTCAGCTCTTTCCAGGGCGCTGGCTGATTACCTTGCAGATAAATGTAACATTTCTGCAACAGATGCCTCCGATGAGAAAATTGGTTATGTATTAAAACATCGGGGGGTTGAAGACGAATTGACAGGAGAACTCTTCCGTTGTTTAACCAATTTTGATTATCGGCGCTTTTCGGGAGACGGAGGAACAAAGGACGAGATGGATCGTTCTTTAAAACTTGCAGAACAACTTATTACAAGACTGGAGAAACAATTATCATGA